In Streptococcus pneumoniae, the sequence AGGCAGTATTGGTTATTAAAGTTACGATTTCCTGACCCAACCACACCAAAACACTTACTAGCATTGTTACCATAGGCAATAAAATCTCCCACCGGTGTTGTCAAAATCTCAACATCTCCGTTATCCACGCCATTCCCACCTTCGAGATAGGTCGGCAAAAAAGCGACATAGAGATGGTCCATTTCATAGAAATTTTTGCCTTCCTTGACCAAATCCTTGATATGAATCTTTTGAACCTCAATCCCTTTGTACTGGGACAAGAGATAGTCTTTCAAGCGCGTCACAAAACTTTCAGTGTTGCCACTCAAACTAATATAAACTAAAGAAATTGTCTTCATATGTACCTCCATGATTTTATCTATAATCAAAAAATAACTACCAAGATTGTATCTTGATAGTTCTTTTTTGTCAATACTTAGGCAAGCTCTTCTGTTTCCTCTTCTTCTGCCAAGGCTTTCTGTTGTCGCCACATCTTATAGAAGACAAGGGCTAGGAAGAGAACATTGATGACGATATAGAAAATGCTAACAGCTTTTGAACCAATACTCACTGTCAAACGCATGCTCTCATCTTGAACCAACTGCACAGCGTCTTGTAAACCAACATAGCCATAAATCGAACCAATAATAGCTAACAAAACATAGCCAACGTAAGTATAGTTTGCATATTGCAAATTTTTACGAACAAGGAAGACAATCGCTACGACCACTAAAATAGTAGATAGCACAATCAAAGCAACATTAAAAATAGAATGAGATGCTTCTGCTACTCTATAGGTATAATTAAGCTGGTCTTCTAATTGCTGAGCATTGACCCCTGCAACTTGTTTCTGAGCAACACGAAGGGCTTCTTTACTAGGCAAGGGACTCACAATTCCAAACAGAGACGGAACTGAAATAAGGGCAGACAAGATTAGCAAGACCCATAGATAAATTGGTTTCTTTTTCATGATAGAACCTCCTGATAATATTATAGCACATTTTGTAAAGGAATACAAATCTTATAGTATAGTTTCTACCTGTTTTCGGTAGGCTTTTGGCGATTTTCCGCACAATTTTCGGAAAACTTTATAGAAATATCCAAGGTTACTGTAACCAACAGCATAACAAATATCTTCGATACTGTCACTGGTTGAAAGCAAGAGCTGCTGGGCAGCCTTAATACGTTGTTTGTTTAGTAACTCTGCAAAGGTCGAATCGGTTTCACGCTTAATCAACTGCCCTAGATAGACAGGATTGATAAAGAGGGCCTTACTGATATCCTTGAGGGAAAGCTCTTTTTGGTAATCACGACCAATGACTTCCAGCACACTGACCACATTTTCATTCATACGGTATTGACCGAAAAAGCTGATCAGAGTTTCCTTGATATAAGAAACCAATTCATCGAAGGATTGAATAGCATGAATGGTTTTGACAATGTCCGTCATATCATCAGCTTTGAGATGTTCAAATAAATGGAAGACATCCATGACAAACTGGATAAAAAGCTGTTTAGTAATCGGAATTCGCGGCGTATTTTCAAGAACTACCTTCTCCAAGAGATTTAACTCTTCTACGATTTGATTGAGATTTCCCTGAATGATAACCCTATAAATCGGTTCGTAATAGGCAAAGAGACTCTCAGACTGCTGCAGATTTACAGAACCGTAAAAGAGGGTTTTCTCAGCATTCAGCTTCCAGCGTTCAAAATGTTCTTGATAAGGAGCTTCAAAAGGTGTAACGACTAAACCATCTAGGGGTTGGTCAGAAATGAAAATCTGCCAGGCTTGACCCAAGACATAGTAGGGAATGGTGAAGGAACCTTGTTTTTCCTTGGATAGACCTATCCACCAATTCTCCTTATCCCCTAAATAACTAACAAATCCAGCCTCGTCTAATTCTTGACTAAGAGTCTGACTTTTCTTCCCTCTCTCGCCGAGCTGACCTGCAATCTTCTCCAGC encodes:
- a CDS encoding response regulator transcription factor; this translates as MYKVLLVDDEYMVTEGLKRLIPFDKWDMEVVATASHADEALEYVQENPVDVIISDVNMPDKTGLDMIREMKEILPDAAYILLSGYQEFDYVKRAMNLSVVDYLVKPVDKVELGNLLEKIAGQLGERGKKSQTLSQELDEAGFVSYLGDKENWWIGLSKEKQGSFTIPYYVLGQAWQIFISDQPLDGLVVTPFEAPYQEHFERWKLNAEKTLFYGSVNLQQSESLFAYYEPIYRVIIQGNLNQIVEELNLLEKVVLENTPRIPITKQLFIQFVMDVFHLFEHLKADDMTDIVKTIHAIQSFDELVSYIKETLISFFGQYRMNENVVSVLEVIGRDYQKELSLKDISKALFINPVYLGQLIKRETDSTFAELLNKQRIKAAQQLLLSTSDSIEDICYAVGYSNLGYFYKVFRKLCGKSPKAYRKQVETIL
- the nrdI gene encoding class Ib ribonucleoside-diphosphate reductase assembly flavoprotein NrdI; this translates as MKTISLVYISLSGNTESFVTRLKDYLLSQYKGIEVQKIHIKDLVKEGKNFYEMDHLYVAFLPTYLEGGNGVDNGDVEILTTPVGDFIAYGNNASKCFGVVGSGNRNFNNQYCLTAKQYSQRFGFPVLADFEMRGMLEDIKHVAAIIADLYELEKEN
- a CDS encoding ABC transporter permease — encoded protein: MKKKPIYLWVLLILSALISVPSLFGIVSPLPSKEALRVAQKQVAGVNAQQLEDQLNYTYRVAEASHSIFNVALIVLSTILVVVAIVFLVRKNLQYANYTYVGYVLLAIIGSIYGYVGLQDAVQLVQDESMRLTVSIGSKAVSIFYIVINVLFLALVFYKMWRQQKALAEEEETEELA